The sequence tcatatatgtatattctgTTTAGACTCATTTTCCGGGAAAATGAGATAACACAGTTATTGTTACGTCGTTAGTTGTGCTTAACATGTGGGTTGCTCCTTTTTATGAACACTTGTAGTGCACATGTTACGATGTACATTCTAGTGCCGATgttgtgaaaaaaaaaaataaaaataaaataagatcaAATATACGAGTTGCCCGCGTTtactgtattttttaattaaatgcgacgccttttttttttttttttttgttgttacatttacatatgtgcatgtatgtatgtatgtatgtatatatatgtatgtttatatatgtatgtatgtatatatatgtatgtatgtttatatatgtatttatatacttcTTTCCATTTTTGACGAACACCCGTGTATGTCTTCATGTGCTACCGCCTGGTCACGCCCATGAGAGCATAAATTTTGTTGACCTTCCTTGTAACTTGTTAGAATGAAGAATTATTTCATAAACTTTTATAAAACTTACTCACCTCAATactttgtaaaatattaataaaaatgctgGCATTCATTTTTGCTTAAATATTTCAGTTTGTATCACTTCCTACATttgatatgtatatatatatatatatatatatatatatatatgtatgtttttttttttttttttttttaaaggagGGGTGTGCCACATATGCACAAAATAAAAGGTAGGTATAATTTTGTGtatgctctttttttttttttttttcgttttttcgttagaaaacaaaaaaaaaaacagtttATTTGCTTTTCCCTCAAGTCAGAAACTATAAATTgctgaaaaattttattacctAATATTGTTGacatgttcataaaattatgaacagttcatgtaatatttataaggACAAATTAACAATGTGATGagaatatgtataaattacatCATGTAAAagcatgtaaatatatgcgATTTTAAGCTTATACGTTTTATTATCTTAGTAGTGTCATGGGAAATTTTATAGGATATAAggaaaatgttaaaatatatatgtttatggattttttatgtaactattttatgtattttttacgtactttttatgctttttttttttacattttttatgtaatttttttttttttttaatttacgtTTTTTACGATATTACTTTATTGTGCTGCTTCTTCATGCTACTCCTGCATGCTGCCCTTCCACTGAGCTCATTATATGCATTCATTTTCATGCGTTTCCGTTTTACAGAATGTCGATGGGAGAAACATAAACATTTTTGAAAAGAGGTATGGCTACAACTTGAACGACTTGCACagttatatttacaaaattaatcTGCCACTTAAACCAcgttatataaattatgtattggaagaaaaacagaaaggtaaaaataaaataaaatcgtCTGAAGACAGtttgaaagaaaaagaaccAGATGATGGAAATGAAAAGGATAGACAAGCGCTAAATTATAAGCACAATAATAGtgatagtaataattatattaatagtagtaataatagttataataatagtagccGCAACAGTAACAGTAGTGGTAGTTCCTCTAACCAGGTGGACATATACCACAAATATGAACgggaaaacataaataacccccaaaatgtgtataaaaataaaatagtaattaaCAACGTAGAgagtaatgaaaaatatgaagataaGTATGTCCATATATCATATgataagaattatatatatgatgagcaaaaaaataatatatacactgATGATAATATTTCCAGTTATATTTCACaagaaaatgatatattaagtGATAAGAATAAATTTAGTACGAAAAAAACGTATGTCAATTTATgcttaaattattataataacttAGATACATgcgtaacaaaaaaatatcaaaaaaatgtacaaagcaggaaatataaatttactcGTTTACACACATGTAAACCACATTATGTAAGAAactaaacaaaatgaaacgTACGACAGTGGCGCAAGAATTGCACTTGGTGTTATCCTcaactcttttttttaccaaATTTACGCTTAACACGTGCGTATCACATATGTAGCAAATGCTTAATATACGCGTAACACATgtttatcttctttttttttttttttttttttttgaagatcTTGTTTTCTCGGTGTATTAAATACAGAGATAGAAAGTTAATGAAcgagataaaaaaaatagagctAAATTATTATAGTTCCCTTAACAGAATTAACAGGTACATGCATTCAGAATTTTAGTGTGCATGCCacgttaatatatatatgtacttatatgtatatattctatGTATAGGTTAATATTGGACATGTacgtttacatatatgtatacatattcatgtgtgcaattttttcattttgtttcttCTCTTTGCAGATCCATATACCTAAACGAATTTTCAACAAATTTGGGGTATCATGAGGTAATAGGGGGCGCAAAAAGGAAACAAGGGAAAATAAGCCAAATTGAAAAATTGCGTCCATCCGGCagcacatatatttaaatatgcacatacatacatatatatataatatttgtataccTGTGCAAGTGTTTAAAAATAGTGAAATAGTATATGCACCAATGAAAATCATATTCAGACTGATTTTTTTacgtacattttttttttttttttttttcaatttttcctCGCCTCCTCTTGTAGTACCTTATAAGTAAACAGTTTGATAGtgtggaaaaaataaagtaaggAAGAgcaattaaaatttttaaaaaatattcggAATACGCAAAAGGGAACCGATCTTTGCATGggtatacacatatttgtatatgtacatttacacgtttacgtatatataatatatatattttttttttatttgatcaGACTTAACAAAGAGTTAAGCGAATTAAGAGAACGATATaaccatattttaaaatataatttatgtgaTGATCATTTGCCAAAATTTGACaagcaaaaaagaaagaCATATTcagataatgaaaaaaaatacatattattaaatatatgacgGGAggaccaaaaaaaaaaaaaaaaaatagggaTGTTTCTCATCCAACACATCATGGTGTAAGGTAAGTACAATACACTGCTTCGTGCACCACCTTAGGATGGCCCACGCGggtatataatacatatatatatatatacttatttatataatagctCATGTAGAGCGCACATATGTATGGACATAATGCTTGGGAAGGTTAATGCAATAAACAAaacgtatataaaaaaaaggtacatATGGaggagggaaaaaaaaaaaaaaaaaaaattttcccgATTTGTAGAATAAAccatatttatttcatcaaTATTTTCCTGTTGTTACTTCGTATTTCGCGTTATACttcttttatgttttcccttttttttaaaacatacagatgattaaaaaattgaagaaaaaGGTTCAAGTTGTTTTCTTCCCCATCTCAAAAGAGGGCGCCACGCACAttataacacatatataaaagcagcatatatataagtgtgtcaagtatatatatatatacatatatatattatatatgtgtatacacgttatatatatagtcaGGTTTTTACAGAAATGGTAAAAAGtggtatataaaatataacaggGTCAGGGTCATATTTTAAACTCATGTGCCGAGATTAATAATTGTACAaatatagagaaaaaaatatataaaataaaatttacgaGAAATAATAGAGCAAAAAAACGCAGGaaatttacatgtatattcatatgtatactcatatgtatacacatatgtatattcataagtacatatatatatatatatatatatataaatatgtatatatatatttttttttttttaataaactcattaatatacaaaaaagaatttatcatttagtatatatttttttttttttttccattgcCTGAAATgctatatttacaaaaaacatcatttgtataaattcatatatacatacgaaTGATACATAATACTCAAGAATagtacaaaattttattttattttattttatttttttttcccttataacctaataatttaaaaaattttattttattttttcgagTAAAAATTAGTTATCTCCCTATATAAAACTcaattcatttatatgtaaaaccTTTGAACAATTGTCATATTAAGGTATAGTTATACATTAATTATtagcatacatacatatgtatttatgtatgtatgtatttatgtatgtatgtatttatgtatgtatgtatttatgtatgtatgtatttatgtatgtatgtatttatgtatttatgtatgtatgtatataatacgCATACTATGTTATGCATGCTTTAGTTATTCATAGCCGtctttacaaaaaaaaaaaaaagagaaaagataaaatgtCAAGCTAGGGATAAACTGatacaataatttttgtatcaTCGTATCagtaatatacatatgcttacatgtatatacataagtatgtattatttacatataacgTTCTATCAAAAATGTAAGTGTAAAAGCAAGTAACTACATATAATCTCCCCCGCTCtgtgcaaaataaaaaaaaaaaaaaaaaaatatataaacataattatGTACTACCTTCATACCATTTatttgcttatatatatatatatatttacaatttgcttatatatatatatatatttacaaaatatatatttttgtacgtatgcaaaattttaaataaaaaaaaaattgtaaaaaaaaaaaaaatattaaacatgtgaaaagaaaacaaataaaaatatgaaaaaacgtttttaatattttctctgaaaaatgaatttttttccccattttaaattaagaacaatatatgttttactaATAATGgcgtttttataaaaataagcgcaatatatatatatatgtatatatatatatgtatatatatatatgtatatatatgtatatgtatatatatatatatatatatatatatatatatgtatatgtatatatatatatatgtatatgtatatttatgtttacaCGTATTCATTAAGTTTTTTGTTAAGAATTAATGACTTTTgctttttaatgatatataataataaataggTAAAACATACATGTTTCGATAAAAACTGTGCTAAGCTGTAGTGATACATTATATCATATACATCATATGTATGCATCatacgaatatatatatatatatatatatatatatatatatatatatatatatatatatacataatacatgtacgtatttattttatatgtataaaaaatatatgctgtataatatatgaacatttatagaaatttttttttttttttaatttctgcttttttatatattttgaaaataaaatataatttttcatggctaattaaaagaaaaagtattcCTTTTTTGAGAAGCCCAAAagatttacatataaaaatgaaagagaAGTAAAACTGCTGTTATGCTAATTTTTAAGGTTTTATAAAAACGCgaagattttttttatttataaaacatattattatctatctatatctatatctatatatatatatatatatatctatatatatatatatctatctatatatatacatatatatatatatatatacatatacatatatatattatgcgtACAACTTTACCGTAAATGtataatgtatgtatgtaaatgtaaatagTTATATAATACTAGCTGAgcgtgtatgtatatatatatatatatatatgtatatatttatgcccATGTTAACATTCTGTTGTTTCAATTTTTGTTAATCTCGAAcagttttaaattattagcggtaaatgtattttttttttttttttttttttttttgataaaaaaaaaataataataaaataaacgaaggaaaaaaaaaaaaaaaaaaaaaaaaaaagagagaggTATgctaatatttatacataatgagtataaaaagcaaaattgaTATGAGTTTAGATGAACTCATAGagaaggaaaatattaaagttaATCAGAAAGCCccaaatgagaaaaaaattgttaataaatttatagaaaaaaattcagGTATGTTTTTGGGGAAAATTGGATAAGAGAACCATTTATAACTGTACCATATATTGTTCAATTGAATGTTTACTTTTCTCGTTGGAAGAAAAGAGCTAAAATGGaatgaaaagaatattattgtgtttgtgtaataattttcatatatttacattcgTATAGCACAGAATAATATAACGTAATAATGTAATGTAATGGTGTAGTGTAacaatgtaatataatattttttttttttttttttttccccccaCAGGTCAAAAGTATTTGCatagtataattatttcaaaTGTTAACAGCAATAATCTAGAATTGTATAAAAAAGAGTTTAGTAAATTTggaagaatatataatatttttcatgatAATGACAAGAAAATTACGTAAgcttttttttccatattatgATTTAATCTGTATACAGTTCTGCATTTTGTTGCAATTTTGTGTACACACAGTTGTGTAGACGCATCAACTCCAACCGTTTATTCTGCATTCATCACCTCTAGTTATGTATAACTCTCTTCGAACTATTGATTATGTACCACTCACTTCTTACCTTCGTTATGCACCTTTTACagatatgtaaaatatgataataaaaattcgtGTGATAATGCTATAAGTACTATGAACAACAAAACTTTGGATGGCGATACGATAAGCATTATACTGGTACATACAAAAATGCATCAGAATGAGGAAAGACAAAATGAGCCGTGGAAAATGTGTTGTTTTATGctgatatttttaaaacagtacatatattcgtatatatgtatatgtatgtatatgtatgtatgtatgtatatgtatgtatatgtatatgtatgtatatgtatatgtatgtatgtatatgtatgtatatacatgtatgtaaattttttttttatttatatttaggggaaaaaaattctggacaaaaaaaacaataagagtattaatcaaaattataacatgattaacaataatatgaataatagtaaaataattccATCTTATAAAATGCCCATGTATAATCCAAGCCCCCCTCCATATTATATGAACAATAATTTTACTCcttataacaataatatgcCTTACCCTAATACTTACCAAAACAATTTTTACGAAAAACATATGCCCCcctttaataataataagaatatatatggtAAAAAAGGAGCAAGTTATTGGAAGTGTTTGCGCagtttgtttttatttgcgcgtgtgtgtgtatgtgtgtatgtgtgtgtatgtgtatgtgggtgtgtgtatatgtgtatgtgggtgtgtgtatatgtgtatgtgggtgtgtgtatatgtgtgtgtgtatatgtgtatgtgtgtgtgtgtatatgtgtatgtgtgcgTGTGTGCATCTTTTCGTGAAATAATCTTGTAAagcattttattataataattcatatatctGTTTATTGCAATCTATTTCCATCTCATAAACTTTCCTACGAATAATACTTGTCATTTGTTTTCTACCTTTTCAGACacgcataaaaataatacaataattgTGACAAACGTTCCGACATACTTGAATGCTGAAGATATTTTCTCGGCTTTTCAAGAAACGGGAAAAATTGTCGATGTGCAGATACTCATGAATGAAAAAGTAAGGCAAAACAAAAACGTCCATATGCGCATATCAACGTGCACAGGACAGTAAcacatgcatgtatatatatatgtatatatatatatatatatatatatgtacatatgtgtacatatgtgtacatataaatgtaaaatgtatggcttttttatctttttttttcattatgctTGTACCTTGCGTGTTCATGTAATTTATCGATTGCTGGAacgaaaatgtaaatttttttttaattttgtaccttt comes from Plasmodium malariae genome assembly, chromosome: 7 and encodes:
- the PmUG01_07040700 gene encoding conserved Plasmodium protein, unknown function gives rise to the protein MHSFSCVSVLQNVDGRNINIFEKRYGYNLNDLHSYIYKINLPLKPRYINYVLEEKQKGKNKIKSSEDSLKEKEPDDGNEKDRQALNYKHNNSDSNNYINSSNNSYNNSSRNSNSSGSSSNQVDIYHKYERENINNPQNVYKNKIVINNVESNEKYEDKYVHISYDKNYIYDEQKNNIYTDDNISSYISQENDILSDKNKFSTKKTYVNLCLNYYNNLDTCVTKKYQKNVQSRKYKFTRLHTCKPHYILFSRCIKYRDRKLMNEIKKIELNYYSSLNRINRSIYLNEFSTNLGYHEYLISKQFDSVEKIKLNKELSELRERYNHILKYNLCDDHLPKFDKQKRKTYSDNEKKYILLNI
- the PmUG01_07040800 gene encoding RNA-binding protein, putative, yielding MSIKSKIDMSLDELIEKENIKVNQKAPNEKKIVNKFIEKNSGQKYLHSIIISNVNSNNLELYKKEFSKFGRIYNIFHDNDKKITYVKYDNKNSCDNAISTMNNKTLDGDTISIILGKKILDKKNNKSINQNYNMINNNMNNSKIIPSYKMPMYNPSPPPYYMNNNFTPYNNNMPYPNTYQNNFYEKHMPPFNNNKNIYDTHKNNTIIVTNVPTYLNAEDIFSAFQETGKIVDVQILMNEKRKLTGIVSIEYEKNESASDAVRMYDGGFLNDNRIRVFLDCR